Proteins from a single region of Chryseobacterium sp. W4I1:
- a CDS encoding response regulator transcription factor produces the protein MGLKVNVRIIVADDHGIVRMGLIQTIKRLRPDAVISEVEDFKSLYKVILKEELDLAIMDVNMPNGSVQEAIDYIKMHQPDLKILIFSSQDEELYAMRYLKMGAGGYLSKQSSNAVIEAALTAMLSTGRYASDNVKEAMFLESINGTTKNSPFEALSDRELQIANKLAEGLPLKEISNQLNLHSSTISTYKNRLFEKLKIRSIPELVEILRLYNQ, from the coding sequence ATGGGTTTAAAAGTAAACGTTCGTATTATTGTAGCAGACGATCATGGTATCGTCAGGATGGGTTTAATACAAACCATAAAACGCCTCCGACCTGATGCTGTAATCTCTGAAGTAGAGGATTTTAAATCACTGTACAAAGTAATTTTGAAGGAAGAATTGGATCTGGCCATCATGGACGTCAATATGCCTAATGGTTCTGTTCAGGAAGCGATTGATTATATAAAAATGCACCAACCCGACTTAAAAATTCTCATATTTTCTTCTCAGGATGAAGAGCTGTATGCAATGCGCTATCTAAAGATGGGTGCCGGTGGTTATTTAAGCAAACAAAGCTCCAATGCAGTGATTGAAGCTGCTTTGACGGCGATGCTTAGTACTGGCCGATATGCAAGTGACAACGTAAAAGAAGCGATGTTCTTAGAATCAATAAATGGCACGACAAAAAACTCACCATTTGAAGCGCTATCAGACCGTGAATTGCAAATTGCCAATAAGCTTGCAGAAGGTCTTCCCCTCAAAGAAATTTCTAATCAGCTTAATCTCCATTCATCGACGATCAGCACTTATAAAAACAGGCTGTTTGAGAAGCTGAAAATACGATCCATACCCGAATTGGTGGAGATTCTTAGGCTATATAATCAGTAA
- a CDS encoding Dabb family protein, whose protein sequence is MKNIIITLFVLFFGSMVIPVNGQNLEKIGEEKAAHIVLFKFKDRTTTKQIQSLKNEILKQKCTIPGLLEISFGEDFTSRAKGFTHAEVAVFRDRKSLEDFNTSDYHQQLIITHIKPVLEDILVLDYQQKK, encoded by the coding sequence ATGAAGAATATTATCATCACATTGTTTGTCCTGTTCTTTGGGAGCATGGTTATTCCGGTAAACGGACAAAATTTGGAGAAAATAGGTGAAGAAAAAGCCGCCCATATTGTATTATTCAAATTTAAGGATAGAACGACAACCAAGCAGATACAAAGTTTGAAAAATGAAATCCTGAAACAGAAATGCACTATTCCCGGACTATTGGAAATTTCTTTCGGCGAAGATTTCACAAGTAGGGCAAAAGGCTTTACCCATGCGGAAGTAGCGGTATTCAGGGACAGAAAATCGTTAGAAGACTTCAACACGTCTGACTATCACCAACAGTTAATCATTACGCACATCAAACCTGTGCTGGAAGATATTTTGGTATTGGATTACCAACAAAAGAAATAA
- a CDS encoding carboxymuconolactone decarboxylase family protein, translating into MNAQSRTDTLNKEQQSIVAISALTAIGDLENLKIQLNGGLDAGLTVSEIKELLVQLYAYSGFPRSLNGISTLIGVLEERKTRGIKDKPGKEFAENDQKSNKYEQGRKVLEQLTKTPQAKPAPGFGSFAPRIDAFLKEHLFADIFESDVLSYQQRELITISALAAMTGVEPQLEAHIGMGMNIGITEDQLDQVAALTEKFISKTQADLVRKILSRKQQSEERLNSR; encoded by the coding sequence ATGAATGCACAATCTAGAACCGATACTTTAAATAAAGAACAGCAAAGTATCGTTGCAATTTCCGCTCTCACCGCAATTGGAGACCTTGAAAATTTAAAAATTCAGTTGAATGGTGGCCTGGATGCAGGTCTTACTGTCAGTGAAATAAAAGAATTATTAGTACAGCTCTATGCCTATAGTGGCTTTCCAAGAAGCCTGAATGGTATCAGTACACTTATAGGTGTGCTCGAAGAACGAAAAACCAGAGGTATTAAGGATAAGCCCGGTAAAGAATTTGCAGAAAATGATCAGAAAAGTAATAAATACGAACAAGGCAGAAAGGTTTTGGAGCAATTGACTAAAACACCACAGGCAAAACCTGCGCCTGGTTTTGGTTCGTTTGCTCCGCGCATAGATGCGTTTTTAAAAGAACATCTTTTTGCTGATATTTTTGAAAGTGATGTACTAAGCTATCAGCAGAGGGAACTTATAACCATTTCAGCATTAGCCGCTATGACTGGTGTAGAGCCTCAGCTGGAGGCACACATAGGTATGGGAATGAATATCGGTATCACTGAAGACCAATTGGACCAAGTTGCTGCACTGACCGAAAAATTTATCAGCAAAACGCAGGCTGATCTAGTCCGAAAAATACTTTCAAGAAAACAGCAGTCCGAAGAACGTCTAAATTCCCGCTAA
- a CDS encoding sensor histidine kinase KdpD has protein sequence MSDLINELQLKIERLENEISFKNGLISILSHDSKEMFGNFLWLIEALEEKTISEEDFFNLLPQVKSDAKKNLQTIQDSTSWLKTQYGEFKIKPEKIMVMDLFHHFEEKYAAKLKEKSIKFSFKGDPNAFVTTDRLLLEYVLDKILDNAVKYTFPGHDIHLQEVTEDHQVIISVIDFGTGMNEKYLSTIFTYDNPVFQGTAGEKGAGLSLKIVKNFVSLMHGNIQIISAENKGTTVSLYVNL, from the coding sequence ATGAGTGACCTTATCAACGAACTACAATTAAAAATCGAAAGACTGGAAAATGAAATCAGTTTTAAAAACGGACTGATCTCGATATTGTCTCATGATTCAAAGGAAATGTTTGGAAATTTTCTTTGGCTTATAGAAGCACTGGAAGAAAAGACCATAAGTGAGGAAGATTTTTTTAATTTGTTGCCTCAGGTAAAAAGCGATGCCAAGAAGAATTTGCAAACCATTCAGGACAGCACCTCTTGGTTAAAAACGCAATATGGGGAATTTAAGATTAAACCTGAAAAAATCATGGTGATGGATCTTTTTCACCATTTTGAAGAAAAATATGCGGCCAAATTAAAAGAAAAAAGCATTAAATTTTCTTTTAAAGGAGATCCCAATGCATTTGTGACAACCGATCGTTTATTGCTAGAATATGTTTTAGACAAAATTCTCGATAATGCAGTGAAATACACTTTTCCTGGGCACGATATTCACCTGCAGGAAGTTACAGAAGATCATCAGGTGATAATTTCTGTGATCGACTTCGGAACAGGAATGAATGAAAAATATTTATCTACGATCTTCACTTATGATAACCCCGTATTCCAAGGTACTGCTGGTGAGAAAGGAGCTGGATTGAGTTTGAAAATTGTAAAAAATTTTGTATCCTTGATGCATGGAAATATCCAAATCATTTCCGCTGAAAATAAAGGCACTACGGTTTCCCTTTACGTAAATTTATAG
- a CDS encoding NAD(P)-dependent oxidoreductase: protein MHNKILITGGSGKIGSHFIKSFSDHYKFRVLDLHPPQTQDTSIEYFQGNLTDKEYLIKACENMDIVIHLGGIATPDATFDDLLDANIIGTKNIIDAAIAAGCKKIIYASSAQTIEGYPKDVQLNTEMPIKPGNLYGVSKCFGEALLSYHCFSSDLTAICLRIGAYEFPEDFTEMNARDLSAYLHPDDLNQLLHLCIESKNIKFEILNAISNNTYKRLDIQKTKLLTGYDPQYNSFDLFKLKK, encoded by the coding sequence ATGCATAACAAAATATTAATTACTGGCGGTTCCGGGAAAATTGGAAGCCACTTTATCAAATCTTTTTCAGATCACTATAAATTTAGAGTTTTAGATCTCCACCCTCCCCAGACTCAAGATACATCCATTGAATATTTTCAAGGAAATCTCACGGATAAGGAATACCTCATAAAGGCTTGTGAAAATATGGATATTGTTATTCATCTGGGTGGTATTGCCACTCCCGATGCCACATTTGATGATTTACTGGACGCCAATATCATTGGAACAAAGAATATTATTGATGCCGCTATTGCGGCGGGTTGTAAAAAAATTATTTATGCAAGTAGTGCACAAACGATAGAAGGTTATCCAAAAGACGTTCAGCTTAACACCGAGATGCCTATAAAGCCTGGCAATTTATATGGTGTTTCTAAATGTTTTGGAGAAGCCCTGCTTTCCTACCATTGTTTCAGCAGTGACTTAACTGCAATATGTCTTAGAATTGGAGCCTATGAATTTCCGGAAGATTTCACAGAAATGAATGCTCGGGATTTAAGCGCCTATCTGCATCCCGATGATTTAAATCAGCTCCTTCATCTATGTATTGAATCTAAAAACATAAAATTTGAAATATTAAATGCTATTTCCAATAATACGTATAAACGACTTGACATTCAGAAGACTAAACTTTTAACGGGTTACGATCCCCAGTATAATTCTTTCGATTTATTTAAGCTCAAGAAATAA
- a CDS encoding cupin domain-containing protein has protein sequence MKTQLDSSLFPQGGKLSNEWFTGNAFLQPLLAKDKNNDFAMGSVTFEPGARTIWHTHPKGQVLIVTEGKGWYQEKGKPAQSIKKGDVVNIPENLEHWHGAAADSKMVHIAVTNYRGDENVTWLKPVTDSEYNQVNNK, from the coding sequence ATGAAAACACAACTTGATTCTTCCTTATTTCCCCAAGGGGGAAAACTATCAAATGAATGGTTTACCGGAAATGCTTTTCTACAACCATTATTGGCGAAAGATAAAAACAATGATTTCGCGATGGGCAGCGTAACTTTTGAACCAGGTGCACGGACTATTTGGCATACACATCCAAAAGGGCAGGTCTTAATTGTCACTGAGGGTAAAGGTTGGTACCAGGAAAAAGGGAAACCTGCCCAATCCATCAAAAAAGGCGATGTTGTCAACATTCCCGAAAATCTTGAACACTGGCACGGAGCAGCCGCAGACAGTAAGATGGTCCACATTGCAGTCACTAACTATAGGGGCGATGAAAATGTGACTTGGCTTAAACCTGTTACAGATAGTGAATACAATCAGGTTAATAACAAATAA
- a CDS encoding AraC family transcriptional regulator: MKRENIDQLVKVEYHQAANCPLKDSQFSFFQIVYVISGKGFLKINDNISSYSKGSLILITPNDQHYLEIVEKTDLLLVKFSERYVKEYKWNSINSMECLLYGASFLSGCILQNKPDIVLVDSVVTSLLHGLNHPDLYHEELTLHYVNALIVIAARNISKMRAENVASNADKRVLDIINYIQGNIHDPALLKVSAISQKFGFSESYLGSYFKKQCGETVQHFILNYKMRLIEHRLLFSDMRINEIVTEFGFSDESHLNKFFKKQHHMSLTEFKKMKRPKVLA; encoded by the coding sequence ATGAAAAGAGAGAATATAGATCAATTGGTAAAGGTAGAATACCATCAGGCCGCAAACTGTCCCTTAAAAGACAGCCAATTCTCCTTTTTTCAGATTGTCTATGTTATTTCAGGAAAAGGGTTCCTTAAAATAAATGATAACATTTCTTCATACAGTAAAGGCAGCCTGATTCTCATTACACCAAATGACCAGCACTATCTGGAAATTGTTGAAAAAACAGATCTTTTGCTCGTTAAGTTCAGTGAACGGTATGTAAAAGAGTATAAGTGGAACAGTATTAATTCGATGGAATGTCTGTTGTATGGTGCTTCCTTTTTGTCTGGATGTATTTTACAAAATAAACCGGACATCGTTTTGGTTGATTCAGTCGTAACCTCACTGCTCCATGGTCTGAATCATCCTGACCTCTATCATGAGGAACTTACTCTACACTACGTAAATGCATTGATCGTGATAGCAGCCAGAAATATTTCAAAGATGAGAGCGGAGAATGTAGCTTCGAATGCTGATAAAAGAGTACTGGATATTATCAATTATATTCAGGGAAATATCCATGATCCGGCATTGTTGAAGGTCTCTGCGATATCTCAGAAATTCGGGTTTTCTGAAAGCTATCTTGGGAGTTACTTTAAAAAGCAATGTGGAGAAACCGTACAGCATTTTATATTGAATTATAAAATGAGATTGATAGAGCATCGCCTTCTTTTCAGCGATATGCGTATCAATGAAATTGTAACCGAATTTGGTTTTTCAGATGAAAGTCACCTCAATAAATTTTTTAAGAAGCAACATCATATGAGTTTGACGGAATTTAAAAAGATGAAAAGGCCTAAAGTACTGGCTTGA
- a CDS encoding LysR family transcriptional regulator — MQWNLEWLRTFRAIYETGTLSAAAQELFISQPGVSLHLNSLEDYAGYRLFDRSPRKMVPTEKGKILYNFILEPLKKMESAEQHFHRRSQPERSTISVGMCFETFQYTLEEHVASLPFNLIIKFGLYPQMQVDLDNGLLDMIVTPQKGNQQNLVYEPFSKERIVLIAGSNTDTSVLMALLENGAITDARDFLKKQLWYSTAGDMEHLKNFWSKNFNEHPDFSPNYIVPNISSIIRCLSDKEGFSIVPDFLCNEALDTGKIKLVWQGTQPWENTLYFGTRKNTIYKNELERLKKLFEEKWERMVV, encoded by the coding sequence ATGCAGTGGAACCTAGAATGGCTTAGGACTTTTAGAGCGATATATGAAACTGGCACACTGTCTGCGGCAGCACAGGAACTGTTTATTTCACAACCGGGGGTAAGCCTGCATCTTAATTCGTTGGAAGATTATGCGGGATATAGATTATTTGACCGTTCGCCTCGTAAGATGGTTCCTACCGAAAAAGGTAAAATCCTCTACAACTTTATCCTCGAACCACTCAAAAAGATGGAAAGTGCCGAACAGCACTTCCATCGTCGTTCGCAACCGGAAAGGTCAACCATCAGTGTAGGAATGTGCTTTGAAACATTTCAGTACACATTGGAAGAACACGTGGCAAGTCTGCCCTTTAATCTGATTATCAAATTCGGGCTTTATCCGCAAATGCAGGTGGATTTGGACAACGGCTTGCTGGATATGATAGTTACACCACAAAAAGGCAATCAACAAAATCTCGTTTATGAACCCTTTTCCAAAGAAAGGATAGTATTGATTGCGGGAAGCAATACAGATACTTCAGTACTAATGGCGTTGTTGGAAAACGGTGCTATTACCGATGCAAGGGATTTTCTCAAAAAACAATTATGGTACAGTACAGCAGGCGATATGGAACACCTGAAAAACTTTTGGTCGAAGAATTTTAATGAGCATCCTGATTTCAGCCCCAACTACATTGTACCCAATATCAGCTCTATCATCCGTTGCCTTAGCGACAAGGAGGGATTCTCTATTGTGCCGGACTTTCTTTGTAACGAGGCACTGGATACCGGAAAAATCAAATTGGTCTGGCAAGGAACCCAACCTTGGGAAAACACACTTTACTTCGGAACAAGAAAGAATACCATATACAAAAATGAGTTGGAACGCCTGAAAAAACTATTTGAGGAAAAGTGGGAAAGGATGGTGGTATGA
- a CDS encoding serine hydrolase, with the protein MKEMKRIVIAFIGLVTILHVRLLYAQQAKFSHERLERIDAVVNKHIDAGHIPGATVLIIKNGEIVYNKAFGYADVETKKTMQTDNIFRIASQSKAITSLAAMMLWEDGKFLLDDPISKYIPAFKNPKVLVSYNPKDGSYTTKPANREITIRDLLRHTSGIAYPAVFSDPTMWSIYEKADVPSGIGTTKSTVRQKMELLATLPLQHNPGERFTYGLNTDLLGYLIEIWSGEPLDKFMKKNILTPLEMDDTYFHIPEKEQHRLVSLYETTMENKLIKVKHPIYEGVNAEFPKLQGSYLSGGAGLSSTMADMAKFYSLYLNKGIFKGKRLIGRKTVELMLTNQLGNQVIISPLPPQPENFQFTLGGFSVVTEKNRYLSIQSIGSFGWGGAFNTHGWADPKEGIIALLFTQEYLSPWYSIGEEFQTAVYQAIAD; encoded by the coding sequence ATGAAAGAAATGAAACGAATTGTAATAGCCTTTATTGGCTTGGTAACAATACTGCATGTAAGGCTTTTATATGCACAACAAGCGAAATTTAGTCATGAAAGGTTAGAAAGAATAGATGCAGTTGTTAATAAACACATAGATGCTGGTCATATCCCCGGAGCTACGGTACTCATCATCAAAAATGGAGAAATTGTTTACAATAAAGCATTTGGCTATGCCGATGTGGAAACGAAAAAAACGATGCAAACGGATAATATTTTTAGAATTGCATCCCAATCGAAAGCTATCACAAGCCTTGCTGCAATGATGTTGTGGGAAGACGGTAAATTCTTATTGGATGACCCGATTTCAAAATACATTCCAGCATTTAAAAATCCCAAAGTATTAGTTAGCTACAATCCCAAAGACGGAAGCTATACCACGAAACCCGCTAACAGAGAAATTACTATACGTGACCTTTTGAGGCATACATCGGGTATAGCTTATCCAGCTGTTTTCAGTGACCCGACAATGTGGAGTATTTATGAAAAGGCCGATGTTCCTTCTGGCATTGGTACTACAAAATCAACTGTCCGGCAAAAAATGGAGTTATTAGCAACACTACCTTTGCAACATAATCCGGGAGAACGATTTACTTATGGTCTAAATACGGATTTGTTAGGGTATTTGATTGAAATATGGAGTGGAGAGCCATTGGATAAGTTTATGAAGAAAAATATCCTGACACCGTTGGAAATGGATGACACATATTTTCATATTCCCGAAAAGGAACAACACAGGTTAGTTAGTCTATACGAGACAACAATGGAAAATAAATTGATAAAAGTGAAGCATCCTATATACGAGGGTGTAAATGCCGAGTTCCCGAAACTGCAGGGAAGCTATTTGTCTGGAGGAGCCGGATTAAGTTCTACAATGGCTGACATGGCAAAATTCTATTCGCTTTATCTGAACAAGGGGATATTTAAAGGAAAAAGGCTTATCGGCAGAAAAACGGTTGAATTGATGCTTACGAATCAATTGGGTAACCAGGTTATTATTTCTCCATTGCCACCACAACCCGAAAACTTTCAGTTCACATTAGGTGGCTTTTCGGTCGTAACCGAAAAGAATAGGTATCTGTCAATTCAAAGTATTGGGTCGTTTGGTTGGGGCGGCGCGTTCAATACACATGGCTGGGCTGACCCGAAAGAGGGAATAATAGCACTCCTGTTTACGCAGGAATATTTATCTCCTTGGTATTCTATCGGCGAAGAATTTCAGACGGCTGTTTATCAAGCTATTGCTGATTAG
- a CDS encoding polysaccharide deacetylase family protein: protein MDRRDFITKTSLGASALAIPGWAGAVAKTKEEQTLGSAKGFWPNNSRLAISISLQFEAGGQPISGAGGLIPEPIKKGYPDLATNSYFDYGVQEGIPRLLDLFDKYGVKATSFMVGKAVDNNPELAREIVKRGHEPAAHGKEWAWQYHLSKDEEREWIRSVKQSIEKATGVTPLGYDCYWMRGSVHTLSLLQELGFIYHNNDLSRDEPYLQQLNGKPFVTMPYTIHMNDIGSYDFSGFSPADYEQQLKDEFDQLYEEAATQRRMMLISFHDRISGHASRVRVIERFLKYVAQHDGVWYATKGEIAKHALATPDITPLVKRDVAEKSGLAGNTNL from the coding sequence ATGGATAGAAGAGATTTTATTACAAAGACCTCTTTAGGGGCATCTGCACTGGCTATTCCGGGTTGGGCTGGAGCGGTAGCGAAAACAAAGGAAGAACAAACACTCGGTTCAGCTAAAGGTTTCTGGCCAAATAATTCCCGTTTAGCTATTTCCATATCCCTGCAATTTGAAGCCGGCGGTCAACCCATTTCAGGGGCAGGAGGATTGATACCCGAACCTATTAAAAAAGGCTATCCCGACTTGGCGACTAATTCCTATTTCGATTATGGTGTACAGGAGGGTATTCCACGACTGCTAGATTTATTTGATAAATACGGTGTCAAGGCAACTTCATTTATGGTTGGTAAGGCGGTGGACAACAATCCTGAATTAGCCCGTGAAATTGTAAAGCGTGGGCATGAGCCTGCGGCACATGGTAAAGAATGGGCTTGGCAGTACCATTTATCGAAAGATGAGGAAAGGGAATGGATACGGAGCGTTAAGCAATCCATCGAAAAAGCAACAGGCGTTACGCCATTGGGATATGACTGTTACTGGATGCGTGGAAGTGTACATACATTGAGTTTACTCCAAGAATTAGGCTTTATCTACCACAACAATGATTTGAGCCGTGACGAGCCATACCTACAACAGTTGAACGGAAAGCCATTTGTAACTATGCCTTATACCATACACATGAACGATATAGGGTCTTATGATTTTTCGGGGTTTTCGCCTGCGGACTATGAACAACAACTAAAAGATGAATTTGATCAACTGTACGAAGAAGCGGCAACCCAAAGGCGTATGATGCTGATTAGCTTCCATGACCGTATTTCCGGTCATGCTTCACGTGTCCGTGTAATAGAGCGTTTTCTCAAATACGTGGCACAACATGATGGTGTATGGTATGCCACCAAAGGCGAGATTGCAAAACACGCTTTGGCTACTCCTGATATTACACCGCTTGTAAAGCGTGATGTTGCCGAAAAAAGTGGTCTTGCAGGTAATACAAATTTATAA
- a CDS encoding MFS transporter produces the protein MKTSIYVLALGAFGIITTEFGIVGILPTISRQFGVSIDTAGWLLSAFAITVAVSSPFITSFTTKINRKFLLCLVMSIFVLSNLISAFSTNFTMLMIARILPAILHPLFWNISIAITFKEKGAKGVSTVMLGLSLATVLGIPLTTYAVDLFHHWQASFFLSSAISLIAFIGLLLFIPSIPADNTKSTQNQLAILKSPLLWLNLISSIATLAAMFASYTYLTAFLEQITKMDGAQISMMLLLFGGMGTLGNWLMGIALNRNVLVTARLFLILLVTVQILAYYLGGIFMPMVLIVSLWGMIHTGGFLVSNIRTTQSVPHHALEFVNSLLTSSFNIGISLGAFLGGIVSAYYGVQYVLWVSVLLLTVTFILSFMTFPKNSTENEEAKQLKHVASACEHR, from the coding sequence ATGAAAACATCAATCTATGTCCTGGCACTGGGAGCTTTTGGCATTATTACCACTGAATTTGGGATAGTTGGTATCCTACCCACTATTAGCAGGCAATTCGGTGTATCAATCGATACCGCAGGATGGCTGCTTAGTGCCTTTGCAATAACTGTGGCTGTGTCTTCACCCTTTATCACTTCATTTACAACCAAAATAAACCGCAAGTTCTTGCTGTGTCTGGTCATGAGCATATTTGTCCTTTCTAACCTAATCTCTGCATTTTCCACCAATTTTACGATGCTTATGATCGCCCGGATATTACCTGCAATATTGCATCCTCTGTTCTGGAATATTTCTATCGCCATTACATTCAAGGAAAAAGGAGCAAAAGGAGTATCGACAGTAATGTTGGGATTAAGCTTAGCGACGGTGCTCGGTATTCCCTTGACAACCTATGCTGTGGACCTTTTCCATCATTGGCAGGCATCATTTTTTCTTAGCAGTGCAATAAGTTTAATTGCCTTTATTGGTCTGTTGCTCTTCATCCCCTCTATTCCTGCAGATAACACAAAATCCACACAGAATCAGCTAGCCATATTGAAAAGCCCTCTTTTGTGGCTCAACCTAATTTCCAGCATTGCCACACTAGCAGCAATGTTTGCCAGCTATACCTATCTCACTGCTTTCCTTGAACAGATTACAAAGATGGATGGTGCCCAGATCAGTATGATGCTGCTCCTTTTCGGTGGTATGGGAACGCTAGGGAATTGGCTTATGGGAATAGCTTTGAATCGCAATGTACTTGTGACTGCAAGATTATTTTTAATCCTCTTGGTGACAGTACAGATTCTAGCTTATTATCTTGGGGGAATTTTTATGCCCATGGTCCTCATCGTCTCTCTATGGGGAATGATCCATACCGGAGGATTTCTGGTTTCAAATATCCGAACCACACAATCTGTTCCGCATCATGCACTGGAATTTGTTAACAGTTTATTGACTTCATCTTTTAACATTGGAATTTCTTTAGGTGCGTTTCTCGGCGGGATAGTAAGTGCCTATTACGGAGTTCAGTATGTTCTATGGGTAAGTGTTTTACTTTTGACAGTAACATTTATTCTGAGTTTTATGACTTTTCCTAAAAACAGTACAGAAAATGAAGAGGCAAAACAATTGAAACATGTAGCATCTGCATGTGAACATAGATAA
- a CDS encoding cyclophilin-like fold protein: MKTNILKNVYFLFLVLSITQLYGCSKNNRPYKGVNETVKKEDNMKIKIIVGDRSLTATLDDNPTTRDFIALLPFTVKLQDYASTEKVFTPAKKLSIQGAPAGVKPTVGDISYYAPWGNIAIFYKDFSYSEGLVKIGHIDNGEEAFQISGSIDNVRFERIEEQ, translated from the coding sequence ATGAAAACAAATATATTAAAAAACGTATACTTCTTATTTCTTGTTTTGTCGATCACTCAGTTATATGGCTGCAGTAAAAATAATCGACCCTATAAAGGAGTAAATGAAACCGTAAAAAAAGAAGACAATATGAAAATTAAAATAATAGTTGGGGACCGCTCCCTCACAGCAACTTTAGACGATAATCCCACCACAAGGGACTTCATCGCATTATTACCCTTTACTGTAAAACTGCAGGATTATGCCAGTACAGAAAAAGTTTTCACCCCCGCGAAGAAATTATCTATCCAAGGTGCGCCAGCTGGTGTTAAGCCTACAGTTGGTGATATAAGCTACTATGCCCCTTGGGGTAATATTGCCATATTCTACAAAGATTTTAGCTATTCGGAAGGTTTAGTGAAAATTGGTCATATAGATAACGGTGAAGAGGCATTTCAAATCTCAGGGTCTATAGATAACGTTAGATTTGAACGCATTGAAGAGCAATAA
- a CDS encoding AraC family transcriptional regulator, which translates to MDKVERIDTVKQYNNYIGVDTLHPLVSVINFDDVDPIQYFKRYMGIYAVFLKDIKCGDIIYGCQPYDYEDGTLVFVSPGQVYGIDSNGVMTKPSGYALVFHPDLLERTHLAKTIKDYTFFSYEVNEALHVSKKERKTIVNCLNEISNEIEQNIDKHSKTVIVSNIELFLNYCMRFYDRQFITRSHVNKDILTRFENLLNEYFQSGKCETMGLPTVSYCAEELNFSVNYFRDLIKKETGHTPLDFIQSRVIETAKSLIFGTDKTISEIAYQLGFKYHQHFTRLFKQKVGVSPNGYRSAN; encoded by the coding sequence ATGGACAAGGTAGAAAGGATTGATACTGTGAAACAGTATAACAATTACATTGGTGTAGATACATTGCATCCTTTGGTAAGTGTCATCAACTTTGATGATGTTGATCCTATTCAATACTTTAAAAGATATATGGGTATATATGCCGTATTCTTAAAGGATATAAAATGCGGTGATATCATATATGGATGTCAGCCCTACGATTATGAGGATGGAACCCTGGTATTCGTTTCCCCAGGACAGGTATATGGTATCGATAGCAATGGAGTCATGACAAAACCCTCGGGATATGCTCTTGTATTTCACCCTGATCTACTCGAGCGAACTCATTTAGCAAAAACAATCAAGGATTATACTTTTTTTTCCTACGAAGTAAACGAAGCCCTGCATGTATCTAAAAAGGAACGAAAAACTATTGTAAACTGCCTGAACGAAATTTCAAACGAAATAGAGCAGAACATTGATAAGCATAGTAAAACAGTGATAGTATCAAACATAGAACTGTTTTTAAATTACTGTATGCGCTTTTATGACCGCCAATTCATTACGCGCAGCCATGTGAACAAAGACATTCTCACACGATTTGAAAACCTGCTCAACGAATATTTTCAATCGGGAAAATGTGAGACAATGGGGCTTCCTACGGTAAGTTACTGTGCCGAAGAACTGAATTTTTCTGTTAATTATTTCAGGGACCTTATAAAAAAAGAAACCGGACATACTCCTTTAGATTTTATACAGTCCAGGGTAATTGAAACAGCGAAGTCATTGATTTTCGGAACAGATAAAACCATCAGTGAAATCGCATACCAGTTAGGATTTAAATACCATCAACACTTTACAAGGCTGTTTAAGCAAAAGGTAGGGGTTTCACCTAATGGATATCGAAGTGCGAATTAG